CCAGGACCGCTACGAGACGGCCGGCCGGATCGCCGAGGCCGCGGGGCCGTCCGCGACGGGCGAGGTCGTCCTCGCGCTCGGCGAGCACGACGACCCGGACCGCGCCTGGCCCGACGCCGTGGCCAGCGGGGCGCTGGCGGCGACGCCCGACCGGGTGCCCACGCTGCTGACCCGCCCCGAGGCGCTGCCCGCCGCCACCGAGGCGTCGCTCGGCGCCCTCGGGGCCGAGGAGGTCATCATCCTCGGGGGCGAGACCGTCGTCGCCCCGGCCGTCGAGTCGCGCCTCCGCGACCTGGGCTACGCGACGCGGCGGGTGGTCGAGGACTCGCGCTACGACACCTCGGCAGCCCTCGCCGCCGACGCGCTCGAGCGCTTCGACCCCGGTGCCCGCCCTGCGGTGTTCGCCTCGGGGCGCGCCTACCCCGACGCGCTGGCGGCCGGGTCGCTCGCCGCGAGCCTGCGCGCGCCGCTGCTGCTGGTCCCGCCGCGCGACCGCCTGCCGGCCGCGAGCGAGCAGTTCCTCCGCGCGAACGCCGACCGCCTCGACTCCGGCGTCGTGGTCGGCGGCCCGGCCTCCGCCGACGACTACGTCGTGGCCCAGCTCGCCGCCGCGATCGAGGACGAGCCGGCACCCGCCGTGCCGCCCCCGGCGGACGGCGAGGCCGACCGCGCCGAGCAGCCGATGGCCGCCGAGGACCCGCCCCCGGCCGAGCCGGCGGTCCAGGAGACCTTCACCGGCGAGGCGTCCTGGTACGGCCCGGGCCTCGAGGGCAACCAGACCGCCAACGGCGAGCGGTTCGACCCCAGCCAGCTGACCGCCGCCCACATGACCCTGCCGTTCGACTCGATCGTCCGCGTGACCAACCTGGCCAACGGGCAGTCGGTCGAGGTGCGGATCAACGACCGCGGCCCGTACCACTCGAGCCGGGTGCTCGACGTGTCGTCGGCAGCGGCCGACGTGCTGGGGATGAAGGCCGACGGGGTCGCGCAGGTGCGCTGCGACGTGCTGAGCTACGGCGGCTGACCCGACCCGGGGGGCGCCGAGCCGTTAGCCTCCCGAGGCGGATGAGCGCCAACCCGATCCTGTGGACCCCCGACCCGCAGGCGGCGGCCGCGACGAACCTCGCCGCCTTCGCCACCGCCTGCGGCCTGGCCGACGACGACGGCACGGTGGACTACCACCGGCTGTGGCGGTGGTCGATCGCCGAACCCGACGCGTTCTGGGCCGCGGCCTGGGACCGGCTCGGCGTCGTCGCCGCCCGGCCGCCCGACGCGATCACCGAGGGGTCGGGCCTGCCCGGCACCCGCTGGTTCCCCGGCGCCCAGCTGAACTACGCGGAGAACCTCCTCGCCGGCGACCCCGACGACCTGGCGGTCATCGCCACCGGTGAGGGGCGGGAGCCGCGCCGGTTCACCGTCGCGGACCTGCGACGCGACGTCGCCCGCGTGCAGGTGGCCCTCACCGACATGGGTGTGTCCGCGGGCGACCGGGTCTGTGCGGTCATGCCGAACGCCGTCGAGACCCTCGTGATCATGCTGGCCGCCACCGGCCTCGGTGCCGTCTGGTCCTCGACGTCGCCGGACTTCGGCGTCCAGGGGGTCGTCGACCGCTTCGCCCAGGTGGAGCCGGCCGTCCTGGTCGTCGCCGACGGCTACACCTACGGCGGGCGGATCCACGCCCTCGCCGGGAAGGTCGCCGACGTCGTCGCCGCCCTGCCGACCCTCGGCCACGTCCTGGTCGTCGACTTCGCGGGCGTCGGCCTGGACCTGGCGGGTCCGGACCTCCCCGACGGCACGTCCGGGCCGGCCCGCCACGACTACGTCGACGTGGTGGCCGACGGGCCGACCGAGCCGACGTTCACCCCGGTGGCCGCGGACCACCCGCTGTTCATCATGTACTCCTCCGGCACGACGGGGGTGCCGAAGTCGATCGTGCACGGCCACGGCGGCAGCCTCGTCAAGCACCTCGTCGAGCACCAGCTCCACACCGACCTGCGGCCCGGCGACGTGATCATGTGGTTCACCACCTGCGGGTGGATGATGTGGAACTGGCTGGTCAGCGCTCTCGCGAGCCGCGCGACCGTCGTGCTGTACGACGGGTCGCCGACCACGCCGGACGCCGGGGTGCTGTGGCGGCTGGTGCCCGCGCTCGGCATCACCCACTTCGGGACCAGCCCCAAGTTCCTGGCGGCCTGCCAGGCAGCCGGGCTGGAGCCGGCCGCCGAGGCCGATCTCTCCTCCCTGCGGGCGGTCCTGTCCACCGGGGCGCCCCTGACCCCCGAGCAGTTCGACTGGGTGTACGCCCACGTCGCCGCCGATGTCCAGCTGGCCTCGGTCAGCGGCGGCACGGACCTGCTCGGCTGCTTCGCCGGCGGGGTCCCCACCCTCCCCGTCCGCCGCGGTGAGCTGCAGGCCCGCACCCTCGGCATGGCCGTCGAGGCGGTCGACGAGCAGGGCCGCCCCGTCGAGGTCGGCGTGAAGGGCGAGCTGGTGTGCACCCAGCCGTTCCCGTCGACGCCGATCGGGTTCTGGGGCGACCCGGACGGCAGCCGCTACCACGACGCCTACTTCGCCCAGCACCCGGGCGTGTGGACCCACGGGGACTTCATCGAGCTGCGACCCGAGGGCGGGGTGGTCATCCACGGCCGCTCCGACACGACCCTCAACCCCGGCGGGGTGCGGATCGGCACCGCGGAGATCTACCGGGCGATCGACGGCGTGGAGGAGGTCGTCGACTCGATCGTCGTCGGCCGCGAGCACGACGGGGACACCGAGGTCGTCCTGTGCGTCCAGCTGGCGGAGGGGATCGCGCTGACCGACGAGCTGCGCCAGCGGCTGGCCAGCCGGATCCGCCAGGCCACCACCCCGCGCCACGTCCCCCGCCACATCCACGCCGTGCCCGCCATCCCCTACACCCTCAGCGGCAAGAAGGTGGAGAAGGCCGTCCGGACGGTGCTCTCCGGCGGCGCCGTCGACAACGCGGACGCCCTGGCGAACCCCGAGTCCCTCGACGGCTTCCGCGGCCTTTTCGACGGCTAGGGTCGTCCCATGGAGCACCGAGCTTGTGGAGCGAGCGGCCTGCGCCTCAGCGTCCTGGGCCTGGGCACGATGACGTTCGGGGCGGAGACCGACGAGGCGGGATCCCACGCCCAGCTGGACCGCTTCGTCGACGCCGGCGGCACGTTCATCGACACCGCCGACGTGTACACCCGCGGGACGTCGGAGTCGATCATCGGCCGGTGGATCGCCGACCGCGGCCACCACGACGACGTCGTCATCGCCACGAAGGGGCGCTTCGCCATGGGCGACTCGCCGCTCGACGCCGGCGCCGGGCGGCGCCACCTCACCCGGGCGCTGGACGCCTCCCTGCGCCGTCTCGGCACCGACCACGTCGACCTGTACCAGGTGCACTGCTGGGACCCGCGGACCCCGCTCGCCGAGACGCTCGAGACCCTCGACGGGTTCGTCCGCGACGGCAAGGTCCGCCACGTCGGCTGGTCCAACGTGACCGGCTGGCAGCTGCAGCGGATCCTGCGGCTGAGCGAGGCCGAGGGGTGGGCGCGGCCGGTGTCGCTGCAGCCCCAGTACAACCTGCTCGAGCGGGGCATCGAGCTCGAGGTGCTGCCCCAGTGCCTCGAGGAGGGCGTCGGCGTGCTGCCGTGGTCCCCCCTCGGCGGCGGGTGGCTGACCGGCAAGTACCGCCGGGACGACCGGCCGTCGGGCGCCACCCGGTTGGGCGAGGACCCCGAGCGCGGCGTGGAGGCGTGGGACCGCCGCAACACCGAGCGGACGTGGGACATCATCGACGCCGTCCAGGCGATCGCCGGCGGCCGCGGCGCCTCCGCCAGCCAGGTGTCGCTGTCCTGGGTCCGCCAGCGGCCCGGCGTCACGTCGGTGATCCTCGGCGCCCGCACCGTCGAGCAGCTGGAGGACAACCTCGGCTCGCTGGACGTGACCCTCGGCGACGTCGAGATGGGCACGTTGACCGTGCTGTCGACCCCGCCGATGCCGGACTACCCCTACGGCTTCGTCGCCGACGAGGGCGGCTACCCCGGCTGGGACGACCTGGGCGCTCGCTGACCTAGCGGTGCCGTGCAGCCAGCACGGTGAGGGACTGCTCCAGCATGTTCGCCACCTTGCGGCGGCCGAGCAGCCGGATCAGGACGCGCTGCCACCAGCCGGCGGCCTGCTGGCGGGAGGTGATGGTCACCTCCGTGCCGTCCCCGACCGGCTCCAGGTCGATCTCGACGGTCGTGTCCATCGCGAGGGTCGGGGCCGCCCGCCCGTCGAGGGTCTCGGCGACGTGGGTCCACGCGAACCGCCGCGGCGGGTCGGATGCGGTGACCCGGGTCGTCACCGCCGACCGCTGCGCGCCCCAGGACCCGATCAGCACGCGGACGTCCGGCTCGGGGGTCTCGACGGCGTCGCAGAACGCGTACCAGCTGGCGAACGCGTCGGCGTCGGCGATGTCGGACCACACCGCCGCGGGAGGGGCGGGGACGACGCCGGTGGCGCTGATCTCGAGCACGGGCTGTCTCAGCCGATGGCGGCGAGCGCCGGCGCGGCCAGCTCGGGCCGGCAGATGAGCAGGTCCGGCAGGTAGGTGTCCGCCTGGTTGTAGCGCAACGGCGACCCGTCGATCCGGCTGCAGTGCAGCCCCGCGGCGCGGGCGACGGCGACGGGTGCGGCGGAGTCCCACTCGTACTGCCCGCCGGCGTGGACGTACACCTCCGCGAGCCCGCGGACCACCGCCATCGCCTTGGCGCCGGCGCTGCCGAGCGCGACCAGCTGCCCGCCGAGGGCCTCGGCGACCTGCTCGGCCTGGGCGGGCGGCCGGGATCGGCTGACGACGACCCGGGGTGGGCCGTCGTGTGCCGCCTGCAGCCGCGGGGGCGCGTCGGTGGCGAGGACCAGGTCGAGCGCGGGCAGGGCGACCGCGCCGGCGGTCACGTCGTCGGCGGCGCGCTCCCACAGCGCCACGTGGACGGCCCAGTCGTCCCGCGGCGGCTCCCCGAACTCGCGGGTCCCGTCGACCGGGTCGATGATCCACACCCGCTCGGCGTCCAGGCGGTCGCGATCGTCCACGGCCTCTTCGCTGAGGACCGCGTCGTCGGGCACCGCCGCGGCGAGTTGGGCTGCGAGGAACCGCTGGGCGCCCGCGTCGCCGGCGTCCGTCAGCGCCTGGCGACGGGCGGCGGGGTCCGGGTGGGCCTCGCGGATCCCGAGGAGGATGCGCCCGGCCTCCTCGGCCAGGCGGCGGGCGAGCGCGTGGTCGGTCGGGTCGGCCATCAGCTGCTCCTGGGTGGGGGGGGTCGGGCGGGCGCGGGTGCGGCGGGCTGCAGGACGGCCACGGCGACGTTGTCCCCCGCCCCGCCGTCGCCGGCGGCCTCGACGATGCGGCCGGCGGTCTGCACCGGATCGGCGTCCACCGCGTCTGCGAGCACGGCGGGGTCGGCGAAGTTGGTGAACCCGTCGCTGACCACCACGACGACGTCGCCCGACTCGAGGGCCACGTGGTCGTAGTCGAGCGCCCCGGCGACCTGGGGGGCCGAGAGGTGCTCACCCAGGAAGTGGTGGCGGTCCCGGCCGATCCGGTGCACCACCCGGCCGCGGATGACGAACGCCGCGGAGTCCCCCACCGACGCGACGGTGAGGGTGCGCGCGCTGCCGTCGCCCCCGCCCGCGGCCTCGGCGACCACCGCCGTCGTGAGGGTGGTGCGGCTGCGGTGGCACGGCGGACCCTCGGCGGCGCGCGCCCGCTCGATCGCGGTGTTCACGGCGTGGTAGGCCAGCACGGCAGCGCGCCGGTCCCACACCGGGACCCCGTCCGCCATCGCGTCGAGGAGCGACGCGACCGCCGCGTGGCTGGCCGTGTGGCCGCTGTGACCGTCCGCGACCACCAGTGCGGTGCGGCCGTCGGCGCGGCAGGTCGCCACGACGTCCTCGTTCGGGTCGGTGTAGCTGTAGCGCTTGAGGTGGCGACCGCGCGTCAGCGCGAGGCCGAGCCCCGGCGCCGGGGAGGTGACCCCGGTCCGTCCGAGCTCGGTGTGGTCGACCCCGCGGAGGATGGCGTGCATGGCAGCCGACGAGCCTACGCGCCCGTCGTCGGGTGGTTCGGGCGACTCGGCGGGTGCAGGGGGTTCCCCGGGCGTGCGACGGGCATGATGGCGGCTCATGGCACGAGACCGCTCCGATCGCCGGCGCGCGTCGTCACCACCGCTCGGGGACCGGATGTCGCGGGGACGCGACCTGGCTCGCTTCTCGGCCGGTGCCGGCGCGGGGCTGCTCGGCGCCCGCCTCCGCGAGCTGGCCGGCCGTGACGGCGCCGAGTCGGCCTTCCACGCCGAGACCGCCGCCCAGGCCGCCGAGCTGCTCGGCTCGATGAAGGGCCTCGCGATGAAGGTGGGGCAGATCGCCTCGTTCGTCGACGTGGACCTGCCGCCCGAGATCCGCGACGCCTACCGCGAGGAGCTCGCCAGCCTGCGCGCGGCCTCCGAACCCGTCGACGTGGGCGTGATCGAGGAGGTCATCGCCGAGCAGTACGGCGCACCGGCGGATGACGTGTTCGCCCGCTGGGACCCCACCCCGATCGCCAGCGCCTCGATCGGCCAGGTCCACCGCGCGGCCCTGCCCGACGGCAGCGAGGTCGCGGTGAAGGTCCAGTACCCGGGCATCGCCGAGGCCATCGAGTCCGACCTCGACAACGCCGAGCTGCTGGTGCCGATGGCGAAGGTGGTCGCGCCGAACCTGAAGATCAAGCCGCTGATGGCCGAGCTGCGGGACCGGATGTCCGACGAGCTCGACTACCAGCGCGAGGCCCAGTACCAGCAGGCGTTCGCTCTGCGGTACGACGGCCACCCGTTCATCCGCATCCCGGCGATCCACGTCGACTGGTGCCGTCCCCGGGTGCTGGTCAGCGAGTTCGTCGAGGGCAGGTCGTTCGAGGCGATGCTCGAGGTCGCCGACGAGGGTGAGCGGCAGCGCTACGCCGAGGCGATCTACCGGTTCGCGTTCGGGTCCCTCCACCGCTTCCGGCTGTTCAACGGCGACCCGCACCCCGGCAACTACCTGTTCCCCGGCGACGGGACGGTCGTGTTCCTCGATTTCGGGTCGGTGAAGACGTTCTCGAGCGAGACCCGCGCGCTGATCCGCCGCCAGCTCGAGCCGCTGTGGGCCCGCGACGCCGAGGGGCTGATGGCGGTCTTCGACGAGGCCGGGTTCCTGCCGGGGGCGAACAAGCCCGACCCGGAGCGGCTGCTCAGCTGGTTCGAGCTGTTCAACCAGCCGGTGCTGCGCCACGGCGAGTTCACCTACACCCCGGAGTTCGCCCGCGAGGTGATCGCCGCCACCTCCGACCCCCGCGCCGGCTACCTGGACATGATGCGGAAGCTGAACCTGCCGCCGGACTACCTGGTGCTGAACCGCATCCAGTGGGGCATCAACTCGATCCTCGCCATGCTCGAGGCCCGGAACGACTGGCGGGCGATCTCCGAGGAGTTCTGGTTCGGCGCCGACCCGGCGACCGAGCTGGGCGCGCTCGAGCGGCCGTTCATCGACGCGTCGCCCTACCTCGTGTGACCTCTGGTCCTCGCTCCGGAAGGTCATCGCGGTATCCTCCGTAACGCTCAGGTCCTCTCGTCGTTGAGAGGGGTTGCCCGCCGACAGGCCCCTCGCGAAGGGGCTGGAGCCGCAGTACCGACCGCATCGGGGTCACGACGTCCATGAAGAAGCTTCTGATGACCGCCCTGGTCGGCGTCCTGCTGACCGCGGCGCTCCCTGGTGGAGCGCTTCCGACGGAGCTGCCCACGGAGCTGCCGACCGGCCTGCCCGGGGGACCGACCGAGACCGAATCGCCGTCGGAGGACCCGACCGGCAGCGAGTCGCCGTCCGAGACCGAGTCGCCGACCGCGGACCCGTCCGAGACCACGTCGCCGACGGCCTCCCCCTCCCCCACCGCCACGTCCACGACGGGCACGGTGAACCCGCCGGCGGGCTCGACGTTGACCTACGCCGGCCAGGGCGCCACCCGGGCGTTCGCGCTGACCATCGCCGGCCAGGGGCTCAACACCGGCGTGACCGACAGCTTCGTCGCGAACGGCGAGACCGCCGACTGCGACGGCGTCGCCTGCGCGCTGGCCGCCGGCCTGGCCGAGCCGGCCGGTGAGAACGCGACCGCCACCTCGCCCGGCGACCCCGGCCCGAACCAGGTCCAGTCCTTCGACCTGGGCTCCGAGGCCCCCGAGCAGATCGAGCAGATCCTCACCCTGTCCGTCGGCACCGCCGAGGCCGCGACGACGGCCCAGCCGTCCGCCGCGGCGACCGCGAACGGCATCACCGCCGACGTCACCCTCACCCAGACGCTCGTGAGCCAGCTGCCCGCCCCGGTCACCGATGGGCTGTCGGCCGGGCTGGGCGCCATCGGCGGCGCGCTCGAGCCGGTCGTCGAGAACGACCCGTCCGGCGTCGTCGGCGGGCTGCTCGACGTCCTCGGCGGCCTGGTCGGCGACCTGTCGAGCTCCCCGCTGCTGCGCATCCAGGGCGGCGAGTCCGCCAGCGACAGCGAGTTCGAGGCCGGCCGCGTGTCCGCGCGGGCCCAGGCGGCCGGCGCGATCCTGACGATCCTGCCGACCCCCGAGTCCACCCCGCTGGTCCCCGAGGGCCTCGCGATCATCGAGGTCACCCCGTCGACGGCCGAGGCGTCCGGTGACGGGCGCAACCGCGCGACGGCGGAGGCGCAGGGCTCCATCGCCCGCATCACCCTCCTGCCCGGCGTGCTCGACGGCCTGCCCGGCCTGGACCCCGGCACGATCGAGGAGACGCCGCTCGGCGACATCCTCGACCTGCTGCCGCCCGAGGTCACCGACCTGCTGCCCATCGACGACGTGTTGGGCGGCGTGCTCGGCGGCGGCGGCGAGGAGGGCTCGGAGGAGCCCACCCCGTCGGAGTCCCCCTCCGAGGACGGGTCCGGCAACCCGATCGAGGACCTGCTGCCCACCTCGACGTTCATGCAGGCCGACGAGGACTCCGGCGGCTTCGTGATCGACCTCGAGACCGGCAGCGAGCAGACCTGCATCCTCGAGGGCACCCCGGTCGAGACCTGCATCACCGTCGGCGGCACCTCGGAGAACTACACCGCAGACGGCCTCGGCGTGGGCGTGCTGGCGGCCGGCGTGGACATCTCCGCCCTCCGCGGCGTCGACACCTCCCAGTTCAGCCAGACCGAGACCGACGGGCTGATCGAGCTGAGCCTCGGCCGCTCCGAGGCCGGCGTGGCCGCCGCGTTCGTCCAGGCCGCGACGCCGACCCCGAGCCCCACCTCCCAGACCGGCCTGCCCAACACCGGGTCGACCGCCACCCTGGTCATCCCGGCGCTCGGCCTGATGGCCGTCAGCGGAGCCGCCCTGTTCGGGCTGCGCCGCCGCCGCGAGGTCGAGTAGGCGCTGGCGGGCGCCCGCCCGTGGACCTGCACCCCGTCGGCCACGTCGAGTCGGACCTGGTCGACGTGGCCGTCGGGCCGATGCAGGCGGACGAGGGGGCGCCGCCAGCGGTGCTGGTGTTCGACGAGGCGGTCGGTGACGCGCTCCGCGGGCTTGCGGTCGGTGACGCCCTGGTGGTGCTGACCTGGCTGCACCAGGCGGAGCGCGACGTCCTGGTCGTCCACCCCCGCGGGGACGACGCCCGGCCCCTCACGGGCGTGTTCGCGACCGCTCCCCCGCCAGACCGAACCCGATCGGGCTGCACCGCGTCCGGGTGACCGGGATCGACGGGCTCCGGGTCGCGGTGGACGCGCTGGAGGCCGTGGACGGCACCCCGATCCTGGACGTCAAGTGCGTGCTGGACGACGCCGATCGCTGAGAGGCCCGGGCCGGAATCGAACCGGCGATAAGCGAGTTGCAGTCGCATGCCTTACCACTTGGCCACCGGGCCGCGGTGGGACGAGGAATGGTACATGCGGGGCGGGGGCCGCTCAGCCAGACGAGCCGGGTCGGCGCCGATGTGCACTTCGGCCACGCAGGTGGTCCACCTGCACATCGGGGGACGTGCGCCCTCCACGGGGCGGCATGCGGACCGTGGCACGATCCCCGGCATGTACGACGCCGACCTGGCGGCCTTCCACGACGCCCACGCCGGGCACCTGGCAGCCGAGGCGGCCACCACCCTGGTCGACGAGCTGGCCGCCGCCGGCCACCACGAGGGGGTCGTGGTGGATCTCGGGTGCGGCAGCGGCATCCTCGCCGAGATCCTGATCGAGTCCGGGTACGAGGTGCTGGCCATCGACCCCTCCCCCGCGTTCCTCGCCATGGTCCGCCAGCGCGCCCCGCGTGCGGCCAGGATCCAGGCCACGGTGGCCGACGCGGTGCTGCCGGACTGGCTGGTCGGGATCGCCTGCGTCGGCGAGGTCCTCAGCTACGACCTGACGATCGACCTGGACACAACCCTCGAGTCCTTCCAGCGGGCCCTCCGGCCGGGAGGGGTCCTGCTGTTCGACGTGCCGGGTCCCGGACGCCACGCCGAGGAGGGGTGGGCCGTCCACGACGAGCGGGAGGGCTTCCTGGCGATGCGCACCGAGGAGTCCGGGTTCCGCCTCCACCGGCACATCACGATGTTCTCCGCGATGACCGACGGCGCGTACCGGCGCAGCGACACCGACCACGAGCTGCGCCTGTACATCGGCGACGACGTCCGCACCGCCCTGGTGCGCGCCGGGTTCACCGGCATCCGGACCCTCGAGCGGTACGGCGCATCCGGTCCCGCGTTCGGGGAGGGGTGGGCCGGCTTCCTGGCCCAGCGACCTGCCTGACCGACCGGTTGCGATCAGCGGCCGTCCACCACCTGCTCGACCGGGTTTCACCATCGGGCAATCCCCGCGAAACAGCACCGGCGTACGGTGCGCCGTGGAGGTGGAGCACATGGACGACATCAGAGAGCACCTGCTGCGCCGGGCGTACCTGTACGGCGACGCCGAGGCCTACGCCGCCGGGGTCGAGGCCGCCCTGGCCGCCGTCACCACGGCCGGTGACGTGCAGTCCGACGACCGCGCCGCCGAGCCCGTGCTGGCGAGCGCGGCCCGCTGACGGTCCGGCCGGCCCCGACGCCGTAGGATTCCGGCTTCGGGGCCGGTAGCTCAACGGTCAGAGCAGTCGACTCATAATCGATTGGTTGCGGGTTCGAGCCCCGCCCGGCCCACCACAAAACCGCAGGTCACAAGCCTATCATCACCTACGTCGCGCGGACGAGAGACCGGCTGCACCACAGGATGCACCACAGACGTCGCATCAGCGGCCTACGCTGCACCACGATGGGACGTGTCGCAGGTGAGGGTGGGCTGTACTGGTCGGACTCCCGGCAGCGCTGGGTGGCGGCGTGGAAGGGCCGCAAGCGGTACGCGCACACTCAGACCGAGGCGGCCGCGAAACTCCGCGCGCTGAAGGCGGCCGAGGGCCAGCGGGCCCGCACGGTCGGCCAGCTCATCGACTGGTGGACCGACGAACACCTGCCCATGCGGCTCGCCAACGACGACCTGGCCGCCGCCACCGTCCGCGACTACACCCACTCGATGCAGCTGTGGGCGCCGCTGCGCCGAACCCGGCTCGAGACGCTCACCGCCGCCGACATCGACCGGCGACTCGAGCAGCTCCGCAAGGCCCGCACCACCCGTGGGACCGGCTACTCCGCGTCCAAGCGGCGCGGCGCCCTCGTCGCGCTCCGGCAGGCGTTCAAGGCCGCCCGCCGCGCAGGCTTGCTCCCGCCGGGCCGCACCGCGCCGGAGGACGCCACTCCCCCACCGGTCCGCACCACCGAACCGCCGCTCGTCGACACCACGACTGCCGCCGCGGTGCTCGGCCAGCTCGCCGGCGACCGTGACCTCCGCCTGATCATCGTCACCCTCGCCCTGGGCCTGCGGATCTCCGAGACGCTCGGTCTCACCTGGGACGACATCGACCTCGACGCCGGCACGATCCGCATCCACGCGCAGCTGGAGCGGCGCGACGGCGTCTGGCAGCTCAAGGACCGCACCAAGGGCAAGAACGACGTCACCCTCGCCCTCCCGAAGGTGGCTTCGGCCGCGCTCCGGGAGCAGCGTGCCGCGCAGGCGGCCGAGCGGCTCGCCGCCGGCGACCTGTGGGCCGACCAGCTCGGCCTGGTGTTCACCCGCGCGGACGGGCAGCCGGTCTGGTCGACGTTGATCGTGAAGAAGATCGGCCGGGCCTGTGAGGCCGCCGGCGTGGAGCGGATGACCACCCACCAGTTCACCCGCCACGGCCACGCCACCCTGCTGCGTCTCGCCGGCGCCAACCTCGACGACATCCGCGAGCAGCTCCGCCACTCCCAGACGTCCACCACCGAACGGTACGCCCACGTCCTCCCCGAAGTGCGCCGTCGCACCGCCGGCCTCATCGACGACGTCCTCGGCTAGCCGGCCTGCTGCACGTCGGCCAACCGGGGTGCGGGAACGCTGTCGGGATCGAGCAGCCACAGCGCCCGTTCGGCGACGTGCTGGGGAACCC
The window above is part of the Euzebya sp. genome. Proteins encoded here:
- a CDS encoding LPXTG cell wall anchor domain-containing protein — its product is MKKLLMTALVGVLLTAALPGGALPTELPTELPTGLPGGPTETESPSEDPTGSESPSETESPTADPSETTSPTASPSPTATSTTGTVNPPAGSTLTYAGQGATRAFALTIAGQGLNTGVTDSFVANGETADCDGVACALAAGLAEPAGENATATSPGDPGPNQVQSFDLGSEAPEQIEQILTLSVGTAEAATTAQPSAAATANGITADVTLTQTLVSQLPAPVTDGLSAGLGAIGGALEPVVENDPSGVVGGLLDVLGGLVGDLSSSPLLRIQGGESASDSEFEAGRVSARAQAAGAILTILPTPESTPLVPEGLAIIEVTPSTAEASGDGRNRATAEAQGSIARITLLPGVLDGLPGLDPGTIEETPLGDILDLLPPEVTDLLPIDDVLGGVLGGGGEEGSEEPTPSESPSEDGSGNPIEDLLPTSTFMQADEDSGGFVIDLETGSEQTCILEGTPVETCITVGGTSENYTADGLGVGVLAAGVDISALRGVDTSQFSQTETDGLIELSLGRSEAGVAAAFVQAATPTPSPTSQTGLPNTGSTATLVIPALGLMAVSGAALFGLRRRREVE
- a CDS encoding class I SAM-dependent methyltransferase gives rise to the protein MYDADLAAFHDAHAGHLAAEAATTLVDELAAAGHHEGVVVDLGCGSGILAEILIESGYEVLAIDPSPAFLAMVRQRAPRAARIQATVADAVLPDWLVGIACVGEVLSYDLTIDLDTTLESFQRALRPGGVLLFDVPGPGRHAEEGWAVHDEREGFLAMRTEESGFRLHRHITMFSAMTDGAYRRSDTDHELRLYIGDDVRTALVRAGFTGIRTLERYGASGPAFGEGWAGFLAQRPA
- a CDS encoding tyrosine-type recombinase/integrase, which produces MGRVAGEGGLYWSDSRQRWVAAWKGRKRYAHTQTEAAAKLRALKAAEGQRARTVGQLIDWWTDEHLPMRLANDDLAAATVRDYTHSMQLWAPLRRTRLETLTAADIDRRLEQLRKARTTRGTGYSASKRRGALVALRQAFKAARRAGLLPPGRTAPEDATPPPVRTTEPPLVDTTTAAAVLGQLAGDRDLRLIIVTLALGLRISETLGLTWDDIDLDAGTIRIHAQLERRDGVWQLKDRTKGKNDVTLALPKVASAALREQRAAQAAERLAAGDLWADQLGLVFTRADGQPVWSTLIVKKIGRACEAAGVERMTTHQFTRHGHATLLRLAGANLDDIREQLRHSQTSTTERYAHVLPEVRRRTAGLIDDVLG